The genomic stretch AAGAAAGCTGGCGAACGTGCGGTTGTTCCTCTGCGACGTGGACGGCGTGTTGACGGACGGGATGGTGGTGATGGGCGGAGGCGTCGAGAGCAAGCGATTCAACATCCGCGACGGTCTCGGGTTGCGGCTGCTGCAGCGGGAGGGGATCAAGGTCGGCTGGGTGTCGCGGCGCCCGTCCGACGCGACGCAGCAGCGCGCGGACGATTTGAAGATCGATTTTTTGATGCAGGGCGACCACAACAAGGTGGAGGCGGTGGCGTCGATTCTCCGGCAGACCGGCGCGGAGTGGACGCAGGTCTGTTACCTGGGCGATGACATCGTGGACCTGGGCGTCCTGAAACGCGCGGGCGTGGCGGTGGCGGTGGGGGACGCGACAGCCGAAGCGCGGGCCGCCGCCGATTACGTGACGAAGGCAGCGGGCGGGCATGGCGCGGTGCGGGAGGCGGTGGAACTGATTCTGAAAGCGCAGAACAAATGGCGCCGGCTCGTCCAGGAATATTCTTCCTAAACACTGGCGCCCGGATTAAGAATGGGCGCGTCGTGAAACGTTTCCCGCATTGGCCGCGCCTGTTGAAGTTCGCCGCGCTCCTGTGGCTGTGCGCGGGTGCGCATGCGCAGATCATCGAGAGCGAGGTCAAGGGGTTCAAGCATGCGTTCGTGGATGAACAGAGCGGGAAACGCACGATGCTTTTGAGCGGCGGGAGCGCGACCAATATTTCCAACGCGGAGCTGCTCCTTCGCGGAGGCGTGCAGCTGCAGTTCTTCAACAGCGAGGGGAAGACCAATCTCGAGGTCTCATCTCTCCAGTGCATCTACAACACGCGGACGAAGCTGGTGTCGTCCGGGGAAAAACTCGAGGCCGCCAGCCCGGACGCCCAGATCTCCCTGGAAGGCACCGGATTTGAGTATCAAACGGCGACCGGAAGCCTGGTCATTTCCAACGAAGTGCATGCGATCCTGCGGAAAGACCTGATCGAACCACGGCCCGGGGCGCGCGGCGGGGTGACGGCGCAGACGAATGCGGCGCCCGCGCCCGCCGGACTCGTGCATATCTTCTCCGACCGGATGCGCTATCAAACCAACCTGGCGGTGTTCGAGGACAACGTGCGCGTGGATGATCCGCCCGGCAAGCTGACGTGCGGCTCGCTGACGGTCGCGTTTTCCGAGTCAGCGAAACCGGATGAACGGCGGCGCGTCGAAAACATCCTGGCCAGTCGGGATGTGGTCATTGATTCGGAAGAAATTCACGCAACCGGCGACCGGGCGACGTACCGGCTCACGAACGACGTGGTCGAGCTTTCCGGCAATCCGACTTGGCGGTTGCGCGAGTATGCGGGGCGCGCGGAGGAACTGGTCGTGAACCGGAAGACACGGGAGTTTCACGCCATGCGCGGCACGGAAATGACATTACCGTCCGGCGCGATCGGGCGGAACGGCTTTTTGCTGCCCGAGAGTGGTTCCGCGACGAACACGGTCGCGGCCGCGGGCCGGCCAGTGCTGGCGCGGAGCGAGGATTTCCAGTTCAGACCGGACACAACGGACACGAATTTCAACATCGCCCTGTTCAGCGGCGACGTTCAGGTGAAAAGCGAAAAGGGAAACCTGGACTGCGAGTTGATGACGATTCGATCCACGGCGCAGAGCAACCGGACGGAAAGCGTCGTGGCGGAGCGGAATGTGTTGATGGAGCAGGGGAACAGCCGCGTGACGGGCGCGAAGGCGGTTTACAAGGCGGCGGATGAGCGGGTCGAGGTCACGGGCAAACCGACGTGGAAATTGAACCAGCGGGAAGGGTCGGCGGAGGTTCTTGCGTTCGATTTGAAAAGCCGCACGTATCAGGCCACGCGCGACGTGCGGATGCGCCTGCCGCCGGGCGGGCTGGGCGCTTCGACGTGGCTGGCGCGGGGTGTTGCCGCAAAGACCAACACGCCGGCGGACGTGACATCGACGAATCAGCCCGCGCCGGTCGAGGTGGCCGCCGGGTATTTCGAGTTGAAGCCGGACGCGGTGAACACGAATCTGAGCGAGGCCATTTATCGCGGCCACGTGCGGGTCAGCGAAGCGGAGCGGATGAACCTGAGCTGCGATTCGCTGACACTGACCGGCAAAATGACGGGCGGCACCAACCAGGTGGAACGCGTTGCCGCCGAAGGTGGCGTGGACCTGCTGGTTCGCGAGTCGGACGGAGAGAGGCGCGCGCAGGGTGACAAGGCGGTGTACACGGCGAACAACGGAGAGGTTGTCCTGACAGCGGAGAACGGCGTCAAATTCGTCGTCACCGACGCGAAGGGCGTCATCGAGGGCAGCGGATCGAAGGCCGTTTACGCGAGCGCGAAAGAAGCGCTGGAATTGACGGGGAACAACCCGATGCTGTCGTCCGACGCCGGAAAGGTGTGGGGAGACACCGTGATTCTGGACCGGGCGAACACGACTCTCCGTGCGACCGGCAACTGGAAAATGAAATTGAACGCGGAAGTGCTCAGGCGAAAGGCAAGGCCGGCTCCGAAGAAAACAGCCTCATGATCTCCGATCGAAAGAACCTGGTGTGAACGCCTCCCCGTCAGAAGCGCGGCCGGCACTGGAGAAAGGTTCGCCGACGCCCGCGCCGGCCGCCGGCCCGGCCGGGCACCTGCTGACCACGGAAACGCTTGTCAAAGAGTACCGCCAGCGCCGCGTCGTGAACGGGGTTTCCATTTACGTAAACGCCGGCGAAATTGTCGGGTTGCTCGGTCCGAACGGCGCAGGCAAGACCACG from Candidatus Angelobacter sp. encodes the following:
- a CDS encoding HAD hydrolase family protein, which translates into the protein RKLANVRLFLCDVDGVLTDGMVVMGGGVESKRFNIRDGLGLRLLQREGIKVGWVSRRPSDATQQRADDLKIDFLMQGDHNKVEAVASILRQTGAEWTQVCYLGDDIVDLGVLKRAGVAVAVGDATAEARAAADYVTKAAGGHGAVREAVELILKAQNKWRRLVQEYSS
- a CDS encoding LptA/OstA family protein, with translation MKRFPHWPRLLKFAALLWLCAGAHAQIIESEVKGFKHAFVDEQSGKRTMLLSGGSATNISNAELLLRGGVQLQFFNSEGKTNLEVSSLQCIYNTRTKLVSSGEKLEAASPDAQISLEGTGFEYQTATGSLVISNEVHAILRKDLIEPRPGARGGVTAQTNAAPAPAGLVHIFSDRMRYQTNLAVFEDNVRVDDPPGKLTCGSLTVAFSESAKPDERRRVENILASRDVVIDSEEIHATGDRATYRLTNDVVELSGNPTWRLREYAGRAEELVVNRKTREFHAMRGTEMTLPSGAIGRNGFLLPESGSATNTVAAAGRPVLARSEDFQFRPDTTDTNFNIALFSGDVQVKSEKGNLDCELMTIRSTAQSNRTESVVAERNVLMEQGNSRVTGAKAVYKAADERVEVTGKPTWKLNQREGSAEVLAFDLKSRTYQATRDVRMRLPPGGLGASTWLARGVAAKTNTPADVTSTNQPAPVEVAAGYFELKPDAVNTNLSEAIYRGHVRVSEAERMNLSCDSLTLTGKMTGGTNQVERVAAEGGVDLLVRESDGERRAQGDKAVYTANNGEVVLTAENGVKFVVTDAKGVIEGSGSKAVYASAKEALELTGNNPMLSSDAGKVWGDTVILDRANTTLRATGNWKMKLNAEVLRRKARPAPKKTAS